Part of the Sulfitobacter donghicola DSW-25 = KCTC 12864 = JCM 14565 genome, GCAGCTGAAGTTGCAAAAGCTGCTCAGGGCTAATTCAGCCCAACATTAGGGTACGAAAGGCGGGGTTATGCCCCGCCTTTTTTCGTTTGGTGTTTGAATTTTGCTTTAGAACCGGCTGTTGGAACAGTTGCTTTGGAAAACCGAACGATGGGATCACACAGGGCTGATTTTCTATAAGCAAAAGGGCGATGGTGCAGCCCCTCTGGGACGATAAGCTGCACCAAACTGTTGTCCCTGAATACTGAAGGCTCTGGGGAGAGCAGGGGCATCAGTTGCTCCGGCCAGCGGGATCGAATATTGATCCCGCTGGTACCGGCGGCTTGATAGAGCATTGTAATTCCAAAGGTATCTAAGCCGTCTGCCAAACCAGCTAAGCCTTATGATCTGACAAGGTGAATGTGCCTCTTTTTTTCCCCTTGGAAAAGTAAGGTATACCCTACCCAGATTTAGTGAATTATTAAGCTTAGACGTCGATGATGAACATTTGGTTTGTAAACGCCGCTTTCATCACAGCATGTGCCGTCGTTTCAACCGATAGGGTCTCGCGCGCGAGGCGCAGGTGCTTTTCAACCGTGGCGGGGGTTAACCCCATAAGCAAAGCAATATCTTGGGTCGTTTTCCCATCGCCAACCCATTCTAGTGCTTCGCGCTGGCGCGCGGTGAGAGAGCGATTAGGCGCCGAGTAGGGCAGCGTGAGAATCTTTAGGTGAACGATATTGTTCATCAGGGTAATATCGGCACCATGTTCTGCCCAGACGGCATCAATTGCCTGCTGATCTATCCCCTTTTGGGCGGTAAGTGCGATTGCACCTTTGGAGCGTGCAGAGATCGATTTAAAGCTGATCGAATAGCCCGCTGTGACGCCCATGTCGCGGTTAAATTCCAGAACACGGCGTTCAGGCGCGCTTAGGGTTTTTGTCCGCTCCATTTCGGAAAGGAGTTTCCAGCTTTTTGCGCCTTCGTTTTCCAATGCCCAATGCACCATCGGCGCATGGAAATAATGCCCCTCATCGAGGAACACATCGGTATAGGAGCGGTCATGGTTGGTTAACAGAATAAAATCACTGGGATCCCCCAAAGAGGTAGAGGTGCGATAGCGGGTAAACCCGTATAACAGTCGGTCAAAACCGTATTCGGCCATTTTGGAAGTATGGGCTTCCCATAGTTCTTCCATACTTTGGCTATTTGCAACACTTAAGAGATAATCACGTAAACTCATGATGTTACCAGTCTTTCCTTAAGCGCATCGAGCGCCATTAGATAGCCCTGCGCGCCAAAGCCGCAAATCTGGCCGACTGCCACTTTTGACAGGTATGAAACGTGACGAAAAGGTTCACGGGCGTGGATATTGCTGAGGTGGACCTCGACCATAGGAATTTCAACCGAGGCAACAGCATCCATCAAAGCGATAGAGGTATGCGTATAGGCGCCTGCATTGATGATCAGCCCTTGGTATGTGCCTTTTGCCTCATGCACGGCGTCAATCAGCACGCCTTCGTGGTTGGATTGCAAAAAGCTGACACCCAGCCCAAGCGTATCCGCATGGGTGGTGCAGGCGGTCTCAATATCGTCAAGGGTCGTCGAGCCGTAGACTTCTGGCTGGCGTTGACCCAATAAATTGAGATTGGGACCGTTAAGGATGAGGACCGAGGGCATGTTTAGTTCCTATTTAGAATAGAAAAAACTTTGCCAGCCTTGTTCGCTGCTGTCTAGCCTATGGAACGGTCACTTTTTCTTTTATAGGTAAATTTTTCTCGCAAGAGTTGAGGGGATACAACTCATTTTAACCCGAACTGGCCCTGACAGGAAATGCAACGCATTAAGATGGTGCTAATCCGCGGTTTAATCAGCGCAATTTGGGCCCTAGAATTAATGCGCTAACAGGACTGGCAATTTGGTCTGTTCCATCATGCTGCGGGTGGTGCCACCCAAAACGGTTTGGATCATTCTTGCATGCCCATAAGCGCCCATGACGACCAGATCGGCGCCAAACTCCAATGCGCGATCTTGCAGGCATTCGCCGATCTCCAATCCGCCGCTTGGATATTGTGAGATGGTGACAGTGCAGCCGTGATGACAGAGCCAAGCGGCAACATCATAGCCGGGGTTTTCGCCGTCACCGTCTTCGCTCATGTCTGGATCAATGCAAACGATCGCAACCTCAGAGGATGCTTTTAGGTAAGGAAGGGCCGCATGAACGGCGCTGGACGCGGCTTCGCTGCTGTCCCATGCAACAAGGATACGGTTGCCTGCTTGGGGTAAACATCCGTTCATGCGCAAACCGATGGGGGAGTGGAACAAAATTCCCGAGGCGACCTCGCGCAGGACATCAGGGGTATCGCGTAGGTTGCTGGCCAAAAAGGCGACGTCGCTCACACGGGCTGCGCGGGCAATTGCATGTTTGATGTCCACTGTTGCGCACATAACTGTTTGCACATCGCCGGATGTATTGCTTTTGGCGATCAGCGCCTCAACCTGATTGGCTCTCGCCTCTTGTTTGCTACGGGCCTCCTGCACCAAGGACCCCCAGTTGTCAGGAATATTCATCCCGCCATAGGGGAGAACGCCATATGCATAAACAGGCAGGGCCGGCGCCGGGTCAGCCAGAAGGCAGAGCAGGTGGTCATCATCGCGCGCAGCGCTTTCTGCTGCAGCGCTGATTTGATCGTCTGGTGTGTCTGCATTCATAACAAAAAGAATGGTTTGACGGTTCATGATGCTCTCCGATCTGAAACTTTGGCCAAATTAATCTGGATGACCTAAGGGACAATCGCATGGAGCGGGATGTTTGAACTGATGCAGATCAAAGCAGGGATAAAAATTGGTTTTTGGCTAATACAAGGGGGTTATTTTTTCAGGCCCCGTTTGTATTTGTGATAAAGCCTTTGGTTTACGCTGATGAATTGGCCGATGGCTTTGCCTAAGAAACCCGCCGCGTTTTGGCGCAGATAAAGATAGCCTGTCACGCTGGCAACCAACGCCCCGATCGCGTTCACAATCAGATCGCCCATCGTATCGGGAAGGCCGGATTTTTGCATGTTCAGGCCAAAATTCTGGTCCATCGCATATTCGAAAACCTCCCAGACCGCGCCCATGGTCATGGCGACACAAAAGGTGATGAACGCCACCCCAGACGGGGGGGCGGCAAACCGGTCGCCCTCAAACAACATAAACATAAAGAGGAAACCAATCAGCCCAAACCCCAAAGCCGAAGAGCCATGAAGTGCCAGATCCCACCACCAAAGCCGTTCATAGAAATCAAACGCTTCGCCAAGGAAAATCGACGCGATGAAGAACAATGTGGTGAAGATCAAAAAGGGGAGGGGAAGCGTGAGGTTCCAGCGCGCCGCAAGCAAAGGCGGCACAAGCGACAACGCCAACGTCGCAAAGCTGACAAAGGCAAGAGACCAGCGCCCCAGCCCCAATGCAACAAAGGCAGTTAGGCCAAGAAGGGCCCAGATCAAGGTGACCAACCTCGTGCTGTTTGATAGTATTCGCATATGTTTTTCTACTTTTAGCAGTTAAAATTGCGCGTCTTGAACCTATATCATGGGGATGCAGGATAACAGAATACGGATCGCCAGTTACAACATCCGCAAAGCCCGTGGATTGGACCAGAAACGAAACCCCCATCGGATCCTTGAGGTTGTGAACGGGTTGGAGGCTGATGTTGTCGCCCTGCAAGAGGCGGACAAACGGCTTGGGGTCAGGGCCCCTGCGGTTTCGCCTGAATTGATTGAGGGTGAGACGGATTTTCGCGTTATTGAAACCTCTACCAATGGGATCAGTCTGGGCTGGCACGGGAACGCTGTGTTGGTGCGAAAAGGGATCATTACTTCTGCCGTTACGAGGTTAACCTTACCGGGGTTAGAGCCGCGCGGAGCGGTGCGTTTGACGTTAGATGTCTTTGGCGGAATAGATGTTGTTGCGGCGCATCTGGGGCTGCGGCGGCGCGATAGACGGGCACAGTTGGCGCTGATTGAGGGCGCTTGCCAAAAAGATCGGCGTTCAGTCATAGCGGGTGATTTCAACGAATGGTCAGCGACGCGCGGTTTTGAAGCCCTAGAGGAGCGGTTTGATGTGATAAGCCCGGGGCGATCTTTTCATGCGCGCCGACCTATCGCGGGATTGGACAGGTTTGCCTTGTCAAAAGGCATTGCCATCTATGATGCCGGTGTTCAGCAAAACGCAGTGTCGCGGATTGCGTCTGACCATCTGCCGATCTGGGCAGATATCACCGAAATCCCGCTTACTTGCTAAACAGCACCGGAATCTCCTGTTCCTTTAGCAGGGCATAGGTGGTTGCGCCCAATACAAAATCATAGGCACGAGAATGTCCAAAAGCACCTGTAACGATCAGGTCGGCGCCTTTTTCAAAAGCGGTGCGATTTAGAACCTCAGCAACGCTAGCGCCTTTTGCCTCGCGGATTTCCAATGTTGGCTTTATCCCGTGGCGCGCCAACCCTTCGGTGATGTCGATTGCATCACTGTCTTTCAACGCATCTTTGGACCCTTTGCCAACCCGCAGAACGGTTACCTGAGCGCCCTCATCAGCGATCGCCAACATATCATGCGCCGCGCGGGCGGATTCTCTGGTGTCGCTCCAACCCAGCAGCAGGTTTGATCCAATTTCAGGGCCTTTATACCCCAAAGGTACCACGATTACAGGGCGCCCGCTTTCGCGGATGACTTGGGTCTGGGCATTGCGTTGATCAAAGCGGTCATTGTCTTTGTCTTCATGCGCCATAATCACCAGATCGGCGGCGCGGGCGGATTCGACCATCCTTTCATTCGCGCTAACGGCCTCTGCGTGGATGAGGCGGTATTCGCTGATGAAATCCTCAGCAGCTGTGTGTTTTTCAAAGACGCCTCTGATCTCTTGGGAGTCCTGTTTCTGGCTTGCGCTGAATTTTGCAAAGGCGGTTTCGGGGATGTGCATCGCTATGCCGGGGTAAACCAGCAAGGCTTCGATTGTATGAAGCCCGATCAAATGCGCGCCGTGTTTGCGGGCCAAAGGAACGGCCACTTTCATCAGCGTTTCCGCGTTTTCCGGTGTGGTAAGGCAGACAAGGATCGTTTTTAGGCCCATTGGATTGCTCCGTTGTAGCAGTGTTTAATTTCGCACCAGCCTAGCGGTTCCTTGCAGTGGTTGGATTGATCAGGGTCAATTGCGCGGACTGATCAATCCAAACATTTTGCCTTATTCGCCTTTGGATAGCCCCAGCAGGGCGGTTGGGCGTTGAATGATGATGGTGTGGATATTCTCGATTGCGATGATTTTGCTTTTGCGCAATTGGGTGAATGTCCGGCTAACGGTTTCGGTGGTGAGACCTAGGAAATCCGCGATGTCGGATCTGCTCATGGGCAGGGTTACACTGCGGGATGAACCTAAATCCTTGCCGACACGTTCCGCCAAGACACAAAGAAACGAGGCAAGCTTTTCATTCGCGGATTTGCGGCCAAGCATCATAAAGTGGTCCTGCATCGCGCTGATTTCGCGCAAGGCGGCCTGAAGAAGGTCGCGGTGCATTTTAGGATCGCCATCGCCTGTTTCCAGAATAGAGCGACGGAAGGGTTGCAGGCGGGTTTCGGTTAAGGCTTCACAATCGGTGTGATGCAACCCATCAGCAGGAAATCCAACGATATCACCAGGATAGCCAAAGGCGATCACCTGTCTGCGACCGTCAGACAAAAGGCGGGTCAGGCGCACAACGCCGCTTGTCACCTGATAAAGCCACTCAACCTCGTCGCCTTCATAAAATAGATATGCCCCTGGTTTCAGTTGGGTTTCAACAGAGTGGGGGCAGCTAATATGTAGCGGAGCAAAAGAAGCTTCGGCAGCGAATTCGGAGGGGTTCGTGACATACATTTGGCAGGCTCTCTAATAAGGTTGGCCTTACCTTGAATTGTAATTGTATTTGGGATTACTTTGAGTTTGCAGGTTTATGTATCATTTTGTAACGGTGTTCCTGTAAGGGCAGGGTTGTTGGAAACCCTGATGGCAAACTCACTAGGAGGAGGTGGTAAATGAGCGACCAAACTGTCCTAGTTGTGGATGACGATAAAAAGGTCAGGAACCTTTTGCGCAATGTTCTGGAAGGGGATGGTTTTAGCGTTCTCGAAGCAGAAACAGGTGCCCAATTGATGGAGCATGTCGCCTCCAGCGAGTTGAGCCTTATCACGCTTGATATTCATCTGGGGTCGGACAACGGGATCGAACTGGCCCGTGAAATCAGACATGTCTCACAGGTTCCGATTATCATGCTTACTGGAAAGGACGACGTGATCGATCGTGTTGTCGGTTTGGAAGTCGGTGCAGATGACTATATCACCAAACCCTTCCATGTGCGTGAGGTCATCGCCCGTATTCGCAGCGTTTTACGCCGATCCGAAGTGACAGAGCAGGCCCATAAGGAAGAAACCGCACCACAAAAGGACGCGCCAAAAAACGCCGAAAGCCAGCGCTATATCTTTGATGGTATGACCGCTATTCCTGACCAGCTTGAGCTGCTTGATCGTTCTGGTTTGTCCTGTGGTCTTACCAGCGGAGATTTCAAACTGCTCAGCGTTTTCCTCACGCGGCCCAAACGCGTTTTGTCACGGGATCAGTTGATGGACCTCACGGGCGGTACTGAATGGCACCCGTTGGATCGCGCCATCGACAACCAGATCGCCCGCCTACGCAAAAAGATCGAAAGGGACCCCTCAGTGCCCAAGCTGATCAAAACGGTCCGTGGGGTGGGCTATACTTTTGCTCAGGATGTTCAGGTCGTTACGTAAGTCCTTGTTCACGCTGAGAACATCTGTTTGAGGCGGCTCACCAATTCCGCTTGGCGGTAGGGTTTGTGCAGCAGCTCAAAGGGGTGGCTTTGGGGCAGGCGGCTAGAAATAACATCGCCCGCATAACCCGAGGTTAAAAGAACTTTCAGGTTTGGAAATTCCGCTTCGACTTTTGCTGCCAAGTCATAGCCGTTCAAGCTGCCTGGCATGACAAGATCCGAAAACACCAGATCAACCCGCGCACCGTTCAACAGCAATTGATAGGCCGCATCACCGCTATCGGCTTCTAAGGTTTCAAACCCAAGGCTTTGGATACGTTCAAGCGAGAGTTTGCGCACCTTTGCGTTATCTTCAACAACCAGAACCACCTTTCCCTCTGAGTAACTTTCAGGTTTGGGGTTAACCTGTAGGTCTGTGTCCGAGGCGGGCGTTTCTTTGGCATCATCGGTAAGGGTTGGGAAATAGAGGCCGAAACTCGTGCCCAAGCCCAGTTCGCTATAAAGGGTCACATGGCCGGCGGATTGGCGCATAAACC contains:
- a CDS encoding helix-turn-helix domain-containing protein, encoding MYVTNPSEFAAEASFAPLHISCPHSVETQLKPGAYLFYEGDEVEWLYQVTSGVVRLTRLLSDGRRQVIAFGYPGDIVGFPADGLHHTDCEALTETRLQPFRRSILETGDGDPKMHRDLLQAALREISAMQDHFMMLGRKSANEKLASFLCVLAERVGKDLGSSRSVTLPMSRSDIADFLGLTTETVSRTFTQLRKSKIIAIENIHTIIIQRPTALLGLSKGE
- a CDS encoding universal stress protein gives rise to the protein MGLKTILVCLTTPENAETLMKVAVPLARKHGAHLIGLHTIEALLVYPGIAMHIPETAFAKFSASQKQDSQEIRGVFEKHTAAEDFISEYRLIHAEAVSANERMVESARAADLVIMAHEDKDNDRFDQRNAQTQVIRESGRPVIVVPLGYKGPEIGSNLLLGWSDTRESARAAHDMLAIADEGAQVTVLRVGKGSKDALKDSDAIDITEGLARHGIKPTLEIREAKGASVAEVLNRTAFEKGADLIVTGAFGHSRAYDFVLGATTYALLKEQEIPVLFSK
- a CDS encoding helix-turn-helix transcriptional regulator, which produces MSLRDYLLSVANSQSMEELWEAHTSKMAEYGFDRLLYGFTRYRTSTSLGDPSDFILLTNHDRSYTDVFLDEGHYFHAPMVHWALENEGAKSWKLLSEMERTKTLSAPERRVLEFNRDMGVTAGYSISFKSISARSKGAIALTAQKGIDQQAIDAVWAEHGADITLMNNIVHLKILTLPYSAPNRSLTARQREALEWVGDGKTTQDIALLMGLTPATVEKHLRLARETLSVETTAHAVMKAAFTNQMFIIDV
- the aroQ gene encoding type II 3-dehydroquinate dehydratase; the encoded protein is MPSVLILNGPNLNLLGQRQPEVYGSTTLDDIETACTTHADTLGLGVSFLQSNHEGVLIDAVHEAKGTYQGLIINAGAYTHTSIALMDAVASVEIPMVEVHLSNIHAREPFRHVSYLSKVAVGQICGFGAQGYLMALDALKERLVTS
- a CDS encoding endonuclease/exonuclease/phosphatase family protein produces the protein MQDNRIRIASYNIRKARGLDQKRNPHRILEVVNGLEADVVALQEADKRLGVRAPAVSPELIEGETDFRVIETSTNGISLGWHGNAVLVRKGIITSAVTRLTLPGLEPRGAVRLTLDVFGGIDVVAAHLGLRRRDRRAQLALIEGACQKDRRSVIAGDFNEWSATRGFEALEERFDVISPGRSFHARRPIAGLDRFALSKGIAIYDAGVQQNAVSRIASDHLPIWADITEIPLTC
- a CDS encoding universal stress protein, with protein sequence MNRQTILFVMNADTPDDQISAAAESAARDDDHLLCLLADPAPALPVYAYGVLPYGGMNIPDNWGSLVQEARSKQEARANQVEALIAKSNTSGDVQTVMCATVDIKHAIARAARVSDVAFLASNLRDTPDVLREVASGILFHSPIGLRMNGCLPQAGNRILVAWDSSEAASSAVHAALPYLKASSEVAIVCIDPDMSEDGDGENPGYDVAAWLCHHGCTVTISQYPSGGLEIGECLQDRALEFGADLVVMGAYGHARMIQTVLGGTTRSMMEQTKLPVLLAH
- a CDS encoding response regulator, which codes for MSDQTVLVVDDDKKVRNLLRNVLEGDGFSVLEAETGAQLMEHVASSELSLITLDIHLGSDNGIELAREIRHVSQVPIIMLTGKDDVIDRVVGLEVGADDYITKPFHVREVIARIRSVLRRSEVTEQAHKEETAPQKDAPKNAESQRYIFDGMTAIPDQLELLDRSGLSCGLTSGDFKLLSVFLTRPKRVLSRDQLMDLTGGTEWHPLDRAIDNQIARLRKKIERDPSVPKLIKTVRGVGYTFAQDVQVVT